Proteins encoded together in one Rhizobium bangladeshense window:
- a CDS encoding hydroxyacid dehydrogenase, whose translation MSRPAIVLAMEPSRTEHVLPDEILRRLDTIGRLLDREPLQRFDDGRARHLLSEAEILITGWGAPYVGTEIPAAAPRLRLIVHAAGTVKGIIDEGIFEAGNIAVSHAAEANAVPVAEFTLAAILFAGKRAFRFRDLYVADRNRDRTYPMQREAIGNYGRTLGIIGASRIGRRVIELLKPFDYRLLLFDPMLDAAEAAGLGAEKVDLDELMRRADILSLHAPSLPSTHHMIDARRLSLMKDGATLINTARGILIDEAALLSELKTGRIDAFIDVTDPEIPEAASAFYDLPNVFLTPHIAGAIGLERARLGAMAADEIERFVTGRPLLYQIDRQDLEKIA comes from the coding sequence ATGAGTCGCCCGGCAATCGTCCTTGCCATGGAACCGTCTCGCACGGAACACGTCCTGCCCGATGAGATCCTGCGCCGGCTCGACACGATCGGCCGCCTGCTGGATCGCGAGCCGCTGCAGCGCTTCGATGACGGGAGGGCGAGGCATCTGCTCTCTGAAGCCGAAATTCTGATCACCGGCTGGGGTGCGCCCTATGTCGGGACTGAAATTCCCGCTGCCGCGCCGCGGCTCCGCCTCATTGTGCACGCGGCTGGCACGGTGAAGGGCATTATTGACGAAGGCATATTTGAAGCCGGTAACATCGCAGTCAGCCATGCGGCGGAGGCCAATGCCGTGCCTGTCGCCGAATTCACGCTTGCAGCAATCCTTTTCGCCGGCAAACGCGCCTTCCGTTTCCGCGATCTCTACGTTGCCGACCGCAACCGCGATCGGACCTATCCGATGCAGCGCGAAGCGATCGGCAACTACGGCCGCACCCTCGGCATCATCGGCGCCTCGCGCATCGGCCGGCGGGTGATCGAACTCTTGAAGCCCTTCGACTATAGGCTGCTGCTGTTCGATCCCATGCTCGACGCCGCCGAGGCAGCCGGTTTGGGAGCCGAAAAGGTCGATCTCGACGAGTTGATGCGGCGGGCGGATATCCTTTCCCTGCACGCTCCGTCGCTGCCCTCGACGCATCATATGATCGATGCGCGAAGACTGTCGCTGATGAAGGATGGAGCAACGCTGATCAACACCGCGCGCGGCATCCTGATCGATGAGGCCGCCCTGCTTTCGGAACTGAAGACCGGCCGCATCGACGCGTTCATCGATGTGACAGATCCGGAAATTCCGGAGGCGGCTTCGGCCTTCTACGATCTGCCGAACGTTTTCCTGACGCCGCACATCGCCGGCGCCATCGGCCTTGAACGGGCGCGTCTTGGCGCGATGGCGGCGGATGAGATCGAGCGTTTTGTGACCGGCCGGCCGCTGCTCTACCAGATCGACCGGCAGGATCTCGAAAAGATCGCCTGA